One stretch of Scyliorhinus canicula chromosome 7, sScyCan1.1, whole genome shotgun sequence DNA includes these proteins:
- the LOC119969569 gene encoding pancreatic progenitor cell differentiation and proliferation factor-like, giving the protein MASIPSTGSLAATHDYYRRRLGSASSNSSCGSSEHVGEVIPHHPGLPKSTAGQWWISFFFGKTQNHPVMTTLSESSASGKINCVLPQEMARKRHASEPSKPSS; this is encoded by the exons ATGGCATCCATTCCTTCAACTGGCTCCCTTGCAGCAACCCATGACTATTACAGGA GGCGCCTTGGTTCTGCTTCCAGTAATAGTTCATGCGGTAGCTCTGAGCACGTTGGAGAAGTGATTCCACACCATCCAG GATTACCAAAGTCTACAGCGGGCCAATGGTGGATCAGTTTTTTCTTTGGGAAAACTCAGAACCATCCGGTAATGACAACCCTGTCAGAGTCCTCTGCGAG TGGCAAGATAAACTGTGTCCTGCCTCAAGAGATGGCGAGGAAACGACATGCCAGTGAGCCCAGCAAACCTTCATCTTAA